From Halapricum desulfuricans, a single genomic window includes:
- the surE gene encoding 5'/3'-nucleotidase SurE: protein MDEGEPTILLTNDDGIETAGFRALYDALTDVGDVIAVAPDSDQSAVGRALSESVTVTDHELGYAVAGTPADCVVAGVEALVPDVDLVVAGCNDGANLGAYVLGRSGTVSAAVEAAFFGVPAIAVSMYIPVREDITFESISAEYDAYSEATRAAAYLAEHALGAGVFDHADYLNVNAPMAGGEYGPLEDGEHAPLAITEPSKVYQMDAVRDGEQVQLYDRIWERMAEGDIPDANGTDRRAVVDGKISVSPLAVPHTSEHHEALDALAETYPV from the coding sequence ATGGATGAGGGCGAGCCGACAATTTTGCTGACGAACGACGACGGCATCGAGACCGCGGGCTTTCGGGCGCTCTATGACGCGCTCACCGACGTCGGCGATGTGATCGCCGTCGCACCCGATAGCGACCAGAGCGCCGTCGGTCGCGCGCTGTCTGAGTCGGTGACCGTCACCGATCACGAACTCGGCTACGCGGTCGCCGGGACGCCCGCCGACTGCGTCGTCGCCGGCGTGGAGGCGTTAGTTCCCGATGTCGATCTCGTCGTCGCTGGTTGTAACGATGGGGCGAACCTCGGCGCGTACGTGCTGGGTCGGTCCGGCACGGTGAGTGCGGCTGTCGAGGCGGCCTTCTTCGGCGTGCCGGCGATCGCCGTCTCGATGTACATCCCGGTCCGGGAGGACATCACGTTCGAGTCTATCTCGGCGGAATATGACGCCTACAGTGAGGCGACTCGGGCGGCAGCCTATCTTGCGGAGCACGCGCTTGGGGCTGGCGTGTTCGATCACGCCGACTACCTGAACGTCAACGCGCCGATGGCTGGTGGGGAATACGGTCCGCTCGAGGATGGCGAACACGCGCCGCTGGCGATCACCGAACCCTCGAAAGTGTATCAGATGGACGCGGTCCGGGACGGCGAGCAGGTCCAGCTCTACGATCGGATCTGGGAACGGATGGCAGAAGGTGATATTCCCGATGCGAACGGAACTGACCGTCGCGCTGTCGTCGATGGCAAGATCAGCGTCTCACCGCTGGCCGTCCCGCACACGAGCGAGCATCACGAAGCGCTCGATGCGCTGGCGGAGACGTACCCCGTGTGA
- a CDS encoding DUF5786 family protein produces the protein MGFGSYDESEQENQQSDADYDDDEAVNVHDNDHDGGVSFEAEADQDELLDKLQQMKD, from the coding sequence ATGGGCTTCGGTAGCTACGATGAATCCGAACAGGAGAACCAGCAAAGCGATGCCGACTACGACGACGACGAAGCCGTCAACGTCCACGACAACGACCACGACGGGGGCGTCAGCTTCGAAGCCGAGGCCGACCAGGACGAACTGCTGGACAAACTCCAGCAGATGAAAGACTGA
- a CDS encoding carbonic anhydrase has translation MDQTILELLERNREHARTFETRFDDVQDGQRPDAVTVCCSDSRVLQDHMWGNEQPGQLFTCGNIGNRVVQRTADGEVVSGDVLYPIEHTGTETAIVVGHTGCGAVTATYDHLTDGLSEPPGIEHAIGLLAPHLRDGVETLPDGLDREDAINRLVEYNVDRQVQFLRESSDVPDSVTVVGTVYDFQDVYGGRRGEIHVVNIDGTRSTADLRADYPGIEDRIDRLWEY, from the coding sequence ATGGATCAGACTATCCTCGAACTCCTGGAGCGCAACCGTGAGCACGCCCGGACGTTCGAGACGCGTTTCGATGACGTCCAGGACGGCCAGCGGCCGGACGCAGTCACCGTCTGCTGTTCGGATTCGCGCGTGTTACAGGATCACATGTGGGGCAACGAGCAACCCGGCCAGTTGTTCACCTGCGGGAACATCGGCAATCGAGTCGTTCAGCGGACCGCTGACGGGGAGGTCGTCTCCGGCGACGTGCTCTACCCAATCGAGCACACAGGTACCGAAACCGCGATCGTCGTCGGCCACACCGGATGTGGGGCGGTCACGGCGACCTACGACCATCTGACGGACGGACTGTCGGAACCACCGGGGATCGAACACGCGATCGGACTGCTGGCCCCACATCTCCGGGACGGCGTCGAGACATTGCCGGACGGTCTCGACCGGGAGGACGCGATCAATCGACTCGTCGAGTACAACGTCGACCGCCAGGTGCAGTTCCTTCGCGAGAGTAGTGACGTTCCCGACTCGGTCACAGTCGTCGGCACCGTCTACGATTTTCAGGACGTGTACGGGGGCCGCCGTGGTGAGATTCACGTCGTCAACATCGACGGCACCCGATCGACCGCGGACCTGCGGGCGGACTACCCCGGGATCGAAGACCGGATCGATCGGCTCTGGGAGTACTGA
- a CDS encoding sodium-dependent transporter, with protein sequence MSNSNAERETWSTRIGFILAAVGSAVGLGNIWRFPFQVGQEGGAAFIVMYLAFVVLIGFPAMMVEFVVGRSTGLNAVGGIREFAGGAWKYLGGLFVFIGFVILSYYSVVGGWVLRYVFGSATGGYIGTAGPDEAPVAQQYFFDIASGLDALLFHALFMALVVLIVALGIKRGIELGVKIMVPAIIAIFAILAVYASTLSGAGEAYAYYLSPDLGYLIDNWKSIVPAAAGQGFFTLSLGMGVMITYASYLSEDENLGIDGGTIVAFNTGISILTGLIVFPILFSAGVSPGDPGAGAIFVSVAEALGDLQFGRAIGVLFFATVAIAALSSAVSLIEVVVSYAIDEFNVPRVRATAIIGTLIFALGIPVTIDPVMVDLYDIFAAKILLVLGGILLVTAVSWIYSDKALAELSKGIGSFSGIGTVWLWTVRVPVLVVLIISLYLGIDSFIDFLAGPFAEFLA encoded by the coding sequence ATGAGCAATTCAAACGCGGAGCGTGAGACGTGGTCGACCCGCATCGGTTTCATTCTCGCAGCGGTCGGGAGCGCTGTCGGGCTCGGCAACATCTGGCGGTTCCCCTTCCAGGTCGGTCAGGAAGGTGGTGCCGCGTTCATCGTCATGTACCTGGCGTTTGTCGTGCTGATCGGCTTCCCGGCGATGATGGTTGAGTTCGTCGTCGGCCGAAGCACCGGTCTCAACGCCGTCGGTGGGATTCGGGAATTCGCTGGTGGCGCTTGGAAATACCTTGGTGGTTTGTTCGTTTTCATCGGGTTCGTTATCCTCTCTTACTACAGTGTCGTCGGTGGCTGGGTCCTCCGATATGTCTTCGGCAGTGCAACGGGCGGATATATCGGCACTGCCGGCCCTGACGAGGCACCTGTTGCACAGCAGTACTTCTTCGATATCGCGTCCGGCCTTGACGCGCTTTTGTTCCACGCGCTGTTCATGGCCCTTGTCGTCCTGATCGTCGCGCTTGGCATCAAGCGCGGTATCGAACTCGGTGTGAAGATCATGGTGCCCGCAATTATCGCCATTTTTGCTATCTTGGCAGTATATGCGTCTACGCTGTCCGGTGCTGGTGAGGCGTACGCCTACTATCTATCGCCGGATCTCGGATACCTGATCGACAACTGGAAAAGTATCGTCCCGGCCGCGGCGGGACAGGGATTCTTCACCCTTTCGCTCGGTATGGGGGTAATGATCACTTACGCTTCGTATCTCTCCGAAGACGAAAACCTCGGTATCGACGGTGGTACCATCGTCGCCTTCAATACCGGGATCTCTATTTTGACCGGCCTGATCGTCTTCCCAATTCTCTTTTCGGCTGGTGTCAGTCCCGGCGATCCCGGTGCTGGAGCGATCTTCGTTAGTGTCGCTGAGGCACTTGGAGACCTACAATTCGGACGAGCCATTGGTGTCCTGTTCTTCGCGACGGTCGCTATTGCCGCGCTGTCGTCGGCTGTCAGCCTGATCGAGGTCGTCGTCTCCTATGCGATCGACGAATTCAATGTTCCCCGCGTGCGAGCGACCGCTATCATTGGGACTTTGATTTTTGCACTCGGGATCCCCGTCACGATCGATCCCGTGATGGTGGATCTGTACGACATTTTTGCGGCCAAGATCTTGCTGGTGCTGGGAGGTATCCTGCTTGTCACTGCGGTCTCTTGGATCTATTCCGACAAAGCACTCGCCGAACTTAGCAAAGGGATCGGCTCCTTCTCGGGTATTGGCACGGTCTGGCTCTGGACGGTTCGGGTTCCAGTACTCGTCGTGCTGATCATCTCACTGTATCTGGGCATTGATTCGTTCATCGACTTCCTTGCTGGCCCCTTCGCTGAGTTCCTGGCATAA
- a CDS encoding DUF998 domain-containing protein, with amino-acid sequence MGWSARTLGRWAGVASISTVFGAVLLAVVLSPAFALEANALSDLGERSHPASTGLTVIVFNGGLFVGGVLGLLFAGVLSTATARPLSRIGAALFGVAAILLSAIGVFPQGHPLHFPVASGFYTLFSVAVLVFGVGQLRDRDTRSALVSMGAGVGNLAVWTGWITRGGLRQPGLAIPEIAGALFVALWVLVHATGLRSTDRQPDVSVLD; translated from the coding sequence ATGGGCTGGTCGGCACGGACCCTCGGACGCTGGGCCGGCGTCGCGTCGATCAGCACCGTCTTCGGGGCCGTCCTGCTCGCTGTGGTGCTGTCGCCGGCGTTCGCGCTCGAGGCCAACGCCCTGTCCGATCTCGGCGAGCGGAGCCACCCGGCGAGTACGGGTCTGACGGTGATCGTCTTCAACGGCGGGCTGTTCGTCGGCGGCGTCCTCGGGCTGCTGTTCGCCGGGGTACTCTCGACTGCGACAGCGCGCCCCCTCTCCCGAATCGGCGCGGCCCTGTTCGGTGTCGCGGCGATATTGCTCTCCGCGATCGGCGTATTTCCCCAGGGACATCCCCTTCATTTCCCGGTCGCGTCCGGGTTTTACACCCTGTTCTCGGTGGCCGTGCTCGTGTTCGGTGTCGGGCAACTGCGCGACCGAGACACACGGTCGGCTCTGGTCTCGATGGGCGCGGGGGTCGGAAACCTCGCTGTCTGGACGGGGTGGATCACGCGGGGCGGTCTCCGGCAGCCTGGTCTCGCCATTCCGGAAATCGCCGGCGCGCTGTTCGTCGCGCTGTGGGTGCTCGTCCACGCAACCGGGCTGCGGTCGACTGACCGCCAGCCGGACGTGAGCGTTCTCGACTGA
- a CDS encoding potassium channel family protein, with amino-acid sequence MNKWYRRTVLSFAVLVVIIAVYAVVYHFGMLYLEGESKTFLQSLEAVVQTFTTTGFGEDAPWQTDFMNILVIAMNLTGVALVFLALPVLIFPMFEEAFSTTVPTSVEEDLADHVVVCADKPRAEVLIDELESWDVDHVFVESDREVATARYENGYDVIHGDPTAVSALENANLADARAIVADVADDVDTSIVLTAQEVSEDVQVVSIVEDPDQKRYHELAGADVVLSPRPILGESLASKVTTSARTYIDDAVAIDGDLQVAELPISAGSPLEGTTIAESDIREETGVNVIGAWFRGDFESPPSPETTIDRGTVLLVTGRSEQLADLRDRTRAPMRRFDGGRVLIAGYGQVGQRVATLLDEQGIPYTTVDSADGDGVDVVGDVTDPETLESAGIDDARTVVLAIPDDTAAEFATLVVRDLSPETEVIARVEQAESIQKMYRAGADYVLALETITGRMIASTVLENEDVISFDTQVEVIRTEAPEIVGHTLQEAEVRPKTGCTVVAVERDGRVQTDLGSDFRIQPGDELIVVGTDEGINRFTETFR; translated from the coding sequence ATGAACAAGTGGTACCGTCGAACGGTTCTCTCCTTTGCCGTACTCGTAGTCATCATTGCCGTATACGCCGTCGTCTATCACTTCGGGATGCTCTATCTCGAGGGCGAATCGAAGACCTTCCTGCAGTCACTAGAGGCCGTCGTCCAGACGTTCACGACGACCGGGTTCGGCGAGGACGCTCCCTGGCAGACTGATTTTATGAACATCCTCGTCATCGCAATGAACTTGACCGGCGTCGCACTGGTCTTCCTCGCGCTGCCGGTGTTGATCTTCCCGATGTTCGAGGAGGCGTTCTCGACGACCGTCCCGACGAGCGTCGAGGAGGACCTCGCGGACCACGTCGTCGTGTGTGCGGACAAGCCACGGGCGGAAGTGCTCATCGACGAACTCGAGAGCTGGGACGTCGATCACGTCTTCGTCGAGTCCGATCGCGAGGTTGCGACCGCGCGATACGAGAACGGCTACGACGTCATCCACGGCGATCCGACCGCAGTCAGCGCCCTCGAAAACGCGAACCTCGCAGACGCGCGGGCTATCGTCGCGGACGTTGCGGACGATGTCGACACGAGCATCGTTCTGACCGCCCAGGAGGTCAGCGAGGACGTTCAGGTCGTGAGTATCGTCGAGGATCCGGACCAAAAGCGGTATCACGAACTCGCCGGCGCCGACGTGGTGTTGTCCCCGCGCCCGATCCTCGGCGAGAGTCTCGCGTCGAAAGTCACCACGAGCGCCCGAACCTATATCGACGACGCTGTCGCGATCGACGGCGATCTCCAGGTCGCGGAACTTCCGATCAGCGCCGGGAGTCCACTGGAAGGGACGACGATAGCCGAAAGCGACATCCGCGAGGAGACCGGCGTCAACGTCATCGGAGCGTGGTTCCGCGGGGACTTCGAGAGTCCCCCCTCTCCAGAGACGACCATCGATCGGGGCACTGTCTTGCTGGTTACCGGCCGCTCAGAGCAACTTGCCGATCTTCGGGACCGCACGCGTGCGCCGATGCGGCGCTTCGACGGCGGACGTGTCCTGATTGCGGGCTACGGACAGGTCGGCCAGCGTGTCGCGACGCTGCTGGACGAACAGGGAATTCCCTATACGACTGTCGACTCGGCCGACGGAGACGGCGTCGATGTCGTCGGCGACGTGACCGATCCTGAAACGCTCGAGTCGGCCGGGATCGACGATGCCAGGACGGTGGTGTTGGCGATCCCCGACGACACGGCGGCGGAGTTCGCGACACTGGTCGTCCGCGATCTCAGCCCCGAGACGGAGGTCATTGCTCGCGTCGAACAGGCCGAAAGCATCCAGAAGATGTACCGGGCCGGCGCCGACTACGTCCTCGCACTCGAGACGATCACCGGCCGGATGATCGCCTCGACTGTCCTCGAAAACGAGGACGTCATCTCTTTCGACACTCAGGTCGAGGTCATTCGGACGGAAGCCCCGGAGATCGTCGGCCATACGCTACAGGAGGCCGAGGTCCGGCCGAAAACCGGCTGTACCGTCGTCGCCGTCGAACGGGACGGACGGGTCCAGACCGACCTCGGCTCCGACTTTCGGATCCAGCCCGGCGACGAGTTGATCGTCGTCGGCACGGACGAGGGGATCAACCGGTTTACCGAGACGTTCCGGTAG
- a CDS encoding ABC transporter ATP-binding protein has product MTAIDTRDLRMEFGDVTALDDLNLAVDDGELFGLLGPNGSGKTTTIEILTGQRRPTSGSATVLGIDPVERPMAVRAEIGILPEREDPPSFLTPREYLEFAAEIRGLADAGERIDEWATKLSFEHKLDTLATNLSEGERQRVMLAQAFFHEPSLVFIDEPLVNLDPILQEEVKEHLQAYCESGNTLFLSTHFVDVAEELCTRVAVLREGRLLGTTDPRTLDGEEALLEYFLSTVEGDKPETVPTTGR; this is encoded by the coding sequence ATGACAGCTATCGACACGCGGGATCTTCGGATGGAGTTCGGTGATGTGACCGCGCTCGACGACCTGAATCTGGCCGTCGACGACGGTGAGCTGTTCGGACTCCTGGGACCGAACGGTTCCGGAAAGACGACGACGATCGAGATCCTGACTGGCCAGCGCCGCCCGACGAGCGGCTCGGCGACCGTGCTCGGGATCGATCCGGTCGAGCGGCCGATGGCTGTCAGAGCGGAAATCGGGATCTTGCCCGAGCGCGAGGATCCGCCGAGCTTCCTCACGCCACGGGAGTATCTGGAGTTTGCGGCCGAGATCCGCGGGCTGGCGGACGCGGGCGAGCGCATCGACGAGTGGGCGACCAAACTCTCCTTCGAGCACAAACTCGATACGCTGGCGACCAATCTCTCGGAGGGCGAACGCCAGCGCGTCATGCTGGCCCAGGCGTTCTTTCACGAGCCGTCGCTGGTCTTTATCGACGAGCCGCTGGTCAACCTCGACCCGATCTTGCAGGAAGAGGTCAAAGAGCACCTGCAGGCCTACTGTGAGAGTGGCAACACCCTCTTTCTCTCGACGCATTTCGTCGACGTTGCCGAGGAGCTCTGTACCCGTGTCGCCGTCCTCAGAGAGGGACGACTCCTGGGCACGACCGACCCGCGGACGCTTGACGGTGAGGAGGCGCTGCTCGAGTACTTCCTCTCGACTGTCGAGGGCGATAAGCCGGAAACGGTCCCGACGACGGGGAGGTGA
- the dnaJ gene encoding molecular chaperone DnaJ, which produces MSEDFYDILGVSRDASEEEIQEAYRKKAREYHPDVSDEPDAEEKFKQVKKAKEVLTDDEKRQAYDQMGHDRFEQAEKRGGFDGGGAGGRGGRGGDPFGGGFNMEDIFDQFFGGGRRRSRDSNRPRQGQDLKTTLEIDLEEAHEGAEKQVTVRRPETCPDCDGNGHPPDADSQTCPECDGRGQVTQVQQTPMGRVQQTTTCRRCGGDGTLYEETCSTCGGDGVVRNEATLTVEIPAGIQDGQTLRMEREGAPGENGGPNGDLLIDVSIREHPDFEREGDDLRRREPISFPQAVFGDTIEVGTLDGDVELEIPSGTQSGETFRLEGRGMPHLRRRGQGDLYVTVQVYTPEELNGEQREALEAFADASDEDISVEEGFFEKLKNSI; this is translated from the coding sequence ATGAGCGAGGACTTCTACGATATACTCGGGGTCTCACGCGACGCCAGCGAGGAGGAGATCCAGGAGGCCTACCGGAAGAAAGCGCGCGAGTACCACCCCGACGTGAGCGACGAACCCGACGCCGAGGAGAAGTTCAAGCAGGTCAAGAAGGCCAAAGAAGTGCTGACCGACGACGAAAAGCGCCAGGCCTACGACCAGATGGGGCACGACCGGTTCGAACAGGCCGAGAAGCGCGGCGGCTTCGACGGCGGTGGCGCCGGTGGCCGCGGCGGTCGCGGTGGCGACCCGTTCGGCGGTGGCTTCAACATGGAGGACATCTTCGATCAGTTCTTCGGGGGCGGCCGCCGTCGGAGTCGTGACAGCAACCGTCCGCGCCAGGGCCAGGACCTGAAAACGACGCTCGAAATCGACCTCGAAGAGGCCCACGAGGGAGCCGAAAAGCAGGTGACAGTTCGCCGGCCCGAGACCTGTCCGGACTGCGATGGCAACGGCCACCCACCGGACGCAGACAGCCAGACCTGTCCCGAATGTGACGGCCGTGGCCAGGTCACGCAGGTCCAGCAGACGCCGATGGGTCGCGTCCAGCAGACGACGACCTGCCGGCGCTGTGGCGGCGACGGGACGCTCTACGAGGAGACCTGTTCGACCTGCGGCGGCGACGGCGTCGTCCGCAACGAGGCGACTCTCACCGTCGAGATTCCCGCCGGTATCCAGGACGGCCAGACCCTCCGGATGGAACGGGAGGGAGCACCCGGCGAGAACGGCGGACCGAACGGCGACCTGCTGATCGACGTGTCGATCCGCGAGCACCCCGACTTCGAACGGGAGGGCGACGACCTCCGGCGGCGCGAGCCGATCTCGTTCCCGCAGGCAGTCTTCGGCGACACGATCGAAGTGGGGACGCTGGACGGCGACGTCGAGTTGGAGATTCCCTCGGGCACCCAGAGCGGCGAGACGTTCCGGCTCGAGGGCAGGGGGATGCCACACCTGCGCCGGCGCGGACAGGGTGACCTCTACGTGACCGTCCAGGTGTACACGCCCGAAGAGCTGAACGGCGAACAGCGCGAGGCCCTGGAGGCGTTCGCCGATGCCAGCGACGAGGACATCAGCGTCGAGGAAGGCTTCTTCGAGAAGCTGAAGAACTCTATCTGA
- a CDS encoding universal stress protein, translated as MRAVYATDLSSAIDTAIDSRICLKCLGRYGIDEIDLITVTSPNITAGMPGSDIAGQTKRGLQRQQQQLESEGFTVNTHIVRGTPHRRINGLAEQVHADLIIAGSRGQSPLKQRFIGSTVRNIARTAVSPLLVQRIVERDGAPEVANKHLFRRMLYATDFSENAERAFEQFHRTREATHEATLLHVRPPDRRAGDDGVDDAEQRLKSMAETLQENGIETTTMVREGEAAEEILAVEDEVDPTTVLLGGRGRSRLRRLLLGSTSEDVTARADSNVLLVPPAR; from the coding sequence ATGCGCGCAGTGTACGCAACGGATCTGTCCTCGGCGATCGATACGGCGATCGACTCACGGATCTGCCTGAAGTGTCTCGGGCGGTACGGGATCGACGAGATCGATCTGATCACAGTCACCAGCCCCAACATCACAGCGGGGATGCCAGGCAGTGACATCGCCGGTCAAACGAAACGCGGGCTACAGCGCCAGCAACAGCAACTCGAATCCGAGGGGTTCACAGTCAACACTCACATCGTCCGCGGAACGCCCCATCGCCGGATCAACGGCCTCGCCGAGCAAGTGCATGCCGATCTCATCATCGCGGGCTCCCGTGGACAGAGCCCGCTCAAACAGCGATTCATCGGGAGCACGGTCCGGAACATCGCGCGGACGGCCGTCAGTCCGCTGCTGGTCCAGCGGATCGTCGAACGGGACGGGGCTCCGGAAGTCGCGAACAAGCACCTCTTCCGGCGGATGCTGTACGCGACCGACTTCTCGGAGAACGCAGAGCGGGCCTTCGAGCAGTTCCACCGGACGAGGGAAGCGACCCACGAGGCGACGCTGCTACACGTGCGGCCGCCGGACCGTCGTGCCGGTGACGACGGCGTCGACGACGCCGAGCAGCGCCTCAAATCGATGGCCGAAACGCTCCAAGAAAACGGGATCGAAACGACGACGATGGTCCGGGAGGGTGAAGCCGCCGAGGAGATCCTCGCCGTCGAAGACGAGGTCGACCCGACGACGGTACTCCTCGGTGGCCGGGGTCGGAGCCGTCTCCGTCGGCTCTTGCTCGGCAGTACCTCCGAGGACGTGACCGCCAGAGCCGACAGCAACGTCTTGCTCGTGCCACCGGCACGGTAG
- a CDS encoding YeeE/YedE family protein, translating to MSERSPLFHGVILLGGLVFGFGLGLSQMARPEVVLNFLQFEDFGLLFVMGGGAVVTAVTFAVVPRVLERAPLTGDIFRKRVKSFDRNVVIGGSIFGIGWGLSGICPGAAYASLGIGNYPILVAIGGMFIGAYAQGYWRSYRQQTETTVTPAD from the coding sequence ATGAGCGAGCGTTCGCCGCTGTTCCACGGTGTCATCCTGCTCGGTGGGCTGGTCTTCGGGTTCGGCCTCGGTCTGAGTCAGATGGCTCGTCCGGAGGTCGTGCTCAACTTCCTCCAGTTCGAGGACTTCGGCCTGCTGTTCGTGATGGGCGGCGGTGCGGTCGTCACGGCCGTCACGTTCGCCGTCGTCCCGCGGGTGCTCGAGCGAGCGCCACTGACGGGCGATATCTTCCGCAAGCGCGTCAAATCCTTCGACCGAAACGTCGTCATCGGCGGCTCCATCTTCGGCATCGGCTGGGGCCTCTCGGGGATCTGTCCCGGAGCGGCCTACGCGAGCCTCGGGATCGGTAACTACCCGATTCTCGTCGCGATCGGCGGCATGTTCATCGGCGCGTATGCACAGGGATACTGGCGATCGTATCGCCAGCAAACCGAGACGACCGTCACACCTGCCGATTGA
- a CDS encoding YeeE/YedE family protein, producing the protein MTIEPLQITVETLFPNGISHYAAGGLLIGLGVTIIYAATGIIAGASTFLESTWSYVSKVSRFNKPKYLASRDWRVVFAVGIVAGAAAYALTLGAGGWTTDVQLWRLFVGGVLVGIGTRVGKGCTSGHGVCGVGSGSNTSFVNVATFLAFAIGTAQLVAALGVSP; encoded by the coding sequence ATGACGATTGAACCGCTCCAGATCACCGTCGAAACGCTGTTCCCGAACGGTATTAGCCACTACGCAGCCGGCGGGCTGCTCATCGGGCTCGGCGTCACGATCATCTACGCCGCCACCGGCATCATCGCCGGTGCGAGCACCTTCCTGGAGTCGACGTGGTCGTACGTCTCGAAGGTCTCGCGGTTCAACAAGCCGAAGTATCTGGCATCCCGGGACTGGCGGGTCGTCTTTGCCGTCGGGATCGTCGCCGGCGCGGCAGCCTACGCGCTGACGCTCGGGGCCGGTGGCTGGACGACCGACGTACAGCTCTGGCGGCTGTTCGTCGGTGGCGTGCTGGTCGGAATCGGAACGCGCGTGGGGAAGGGCTGTACCTCCGGACACGGCGTCTGTGGCGTCGGCTCGGGGTCGAACACCTCGTTCGTCAACGTGGCGACGTTCCTGGCGTTCGCGATCGGGACGGCACAGCTAGTCGCCGCACTGGGGGTGTCGCCATGA
- a CDS encoding metal-dependent transcriptional regulator, whose protein sequence is MLSPEMEDYLKAIHEHQRETTGPVSTSTIAESMDVTPPTATSMMEKLEDRGLVEREKYKGVRLTEEGETIATEVIRHHRLLETYLTDRLGFDWTAVHEEADRLEHHISEEFERRVAAQLDDPDVDPHGDPIPSDTLEPIEECIGTALSECEDGDVVEVTRVRDRDPDELAYLADVGIGPGTTLTVVDTPPIGLIEVELEDGTRVPLPEHVAVTIRVDAAE, encoded by the coding sequence ATGCTCAGCCCCGAGATGGAGGACTACCTCAAGGCGATCCACGAACATCAGCGCGAGACGACGGGGCCGGTCTCGACCTCGACCATCGCCGAGAGCATGGACGTGACGCCGCCGACGGCGACGAGCATGATGGAGAAACTGGAGGACCGCGGACTCGTCGAGCGGGAGAAATACAAGGGCGTGCGGCTCACCGAGGAGGGCGAGACGATCGCGACCGAGGTCATCCGCCACCACCGCTTGCTCGAGACGTATCTCACTGACAGACTCGGGTTCGACTGGACGGCCGTCCACGAGGAGGCCGACCGGCTGGAACACCACATCTCCGAGGAGTTCGAGCGCCGCGTCGCGGCGCAACTCGACGATCCGGACGTCGACCCCCACGGCGACCCGATCCCCAGCGACACACTCGAACCGATCGAGGAGTGCATCGGAACGGCCCTCAGCGAGTGCGAGGACGGCGACGTGGTCGAAGTGACACGGGTTCGGGACCGCGATCCCGACGAACTAGCGTACCTCGCCGATGTCGGGATCGGCCCCGGGACGACGCTGACCGTCGTCGATACGCCCCCGATCGGACTGATCGAGGTCGAACTCGAAGACGGCACGCGGGTCCCGCTACCCGAACACGTCGCCGTGACGATCCGTGTCGACGCCGCTGAGTAA
- a CDS encoding MTH865 family protein gives MVDTDELREQFIDAFEGADYPISSPMDLVPALPDGPSTTFESGDFSMTAMQLNTKLGSGNFPYEDVESFVEDVLDQLEEQDRL, from the coding sequence ATGGTAGACACAGACGAGTTGCGCGAACAGTTCATCGACGCGTTCGAGGGCGCTGACTATCCGATCTCCAGTCCGATGGACCTGGTACCGGCGCTGCCGGACGGTCCGAGTACGACGTTCGAATCGGGTGACTTCTCGATGACAGCCATGCAGCTAAACACGAAGCTCGGAAGCGGGAACTTCCCATACGAGGACGTCGAGTCGTTCGTCGAGGACGTGCTGGACCAACTCGAAGAACAGGACCGTCTGTAG